The genome window ATCGACGATCTGGCGCGTGCCGACATTAGCCACTGCGATTTCCGGGACGGGCGCGAGATCGTTCTGCAGCGCCAGCCCGCCGAAGGTCGCGTCAAGCAGATCGGAGAGCGTCGTCGCGTCGATCGCGCCGACGACTCCGATCTTGAGATCGCATCTCGCGAAGAGCCGCTCGCGCAGGGCGATGAGGTCCTCGCGCGAGAGCGTGTCGATCGACGCAAGCTCGCCGCGCACCGGGCGCCCATAGGGATGGTTCGGGAAGGCCGCTTCGCGGAAGGCCTTCGACGCCATCGAATCAGGGTCATTGGCGTCGCGCTTCAATTCCGCGGCGAGCTGGCTGCGCACGCGCGCGACGTCGCCGGATTCGAGCCGCGCGTCATTGAGCGCGAGTTTTAACAGGCCGAAGGCCTTGTCGACATTGCGCGAGAGCGTCTGCAGGTGGCCCGAGATCGCGTCGCGATCGGCGCCGAAGCCGACATGAATCGCGAGATCGTCGATGGCGCGATGGAAGCCGCGCGCGTCATAGGGGCCGGCGCCTTCGTCGAGCGTCGACGCGAGCAGCGTCGCCAGTCCGGGCTTATCCGCCGGGTCCTGCGACGCGCCGCCGCGGATCGCGAATTCGAGCGCGACGAGCGGCACGGCGTGGCTCTCCACGAGCCAGGCCTCAAGGCCGGCCGGCGTCGTGATCCGCTGCACATGTTCGGCGCGGGAGGCGATGGTGACGAGGGGCGCGTGAGCGGTCATTTCAGTTCCTAACGGAGGTCGGCGGTAAGTCATGGGTCGAGTCAGGCGTCGGCTTTGCGCCGACGGCCCGACGCGATCGTCGTCTCAGGCGGGAAGCAGAAAACCCGTGACGGCCCTGCGCTTGTCGAGCCATTTGCGCGCGGCGTTTTGCACGTCCTCGGCCGTCACCTTCTCCATACGCTCGGGCCAGGCGACGACGTCGTCGATGGTGAGGCCGGTGGCCAACGCCTCGCCATACCAGCGGGCAAGCGAGACCTGGCTGTCCTGCGCGTAAACGGCGTCGGCGATCAGCCGAGTCTTGGCGCGCTGCAAATGCTCCGCCTCGATCGGCTCCTCGGCGAACCGCCGCAGCACGCGATCGATCGCGACGTCGAGGTCCTGGAGCGAAACGTCCGGCGCGGGCGTCGCATAGACCCAAAGCCGCGTGTCGTCGACGGCGGAGCCCATGTAATAGGCGCCGGCGCCGACCGCGACCTGCTCCTCGACGACCAGCGCCTCATAGAGCGCGCTCGTGGGTCCGCCGCCGAGCATATAAGCGAGCGTCTCCAGCGCCTCGGCTTCGCCGGGCTGCGCCGTGCTGTAGGACGGCACCAGATAAACCTGCTCATGCGCCGGCTGCTCGACCTTCTCATCGCGCAGCGTCACCAGACGATGGGCGCGGTGCGGCGGCTCCTGGGCGCGGGCGCGCCGCGGCGGCGCGGCCTGCGCGGGAACCTTGCCGTAGGCATCCTTGGCGAGACGCTCGACCTCGTCAGCCTCGACGTCGCCGGCGACGATCAGGATGGCGTTTTCCGGCGTATAGAAGCGTTGGTAATAGGCGAGCGCATGTGTGCGATCGAGCCCCTCGATCTCGTGATTCCAGCCGATGATCGGGATGCCGTAGGGATGATGGGCGAAGAGCGCCGCCTGTACGGCCTCGTCGAGCTGGGCGGAAGGATCGCTGTCGGTGCGCATGCGGCGCTCCTCAAGCACCACGTCGCGCTCCGGATCGACCACCTCGTCGGTCAGAACCAGATTGCGCATGCGATCGGCCTCGAACGCCATCAGCGTGGCGAGATGCTCCTTGCCGATGCGCTGGAAATAGGCCGTGTAATCATAGCTGGTGAAGGCGTTCTCCTGGCCGCCAAGTTCCGCGACAAGATTCGAGAATTCGCCCTGCGGATGATTCGTCGTGCCTTTGAACATCAGATGTTCAAGAAAATGCGCGATGCCCGACTGACCGAGCGGGTCGTCGGCGGCGCCGTTTTTGTACCAGACCATATGCGTGACGACAGGCGTGCGCGCGTCGGGGATGACGACGACTTCCATGCCGTTGTCGAGCGTGAAGCTCGCAATGCTCGCGCGCGCAGGCCCCGGCGCGGCAGCCCCAGGCGCAAGCGAAACGGCTGACGCCTTCGTCTCAAATGACATGAACGGCCTTTCTCGCGGCGGCGGCCGCGTCTCGGAGAGTGTCTCTCCTATATAGGCCGTAATTTAATTCTTGTCGTTGTCCGAGCTTCCGCGCAGGAATTGCGGCATCACGGCGCTGAAGTTCGACAGCATATCGCCGCCTCGCGTGTCCGGGGCGGCGGAGCTGTAGGCGCCGGTCGCATGGGCCCCTCCGCTTCGCATGTCCGGGGCGCCGGGGTTCGCGCCCGAAGCGCCGGCGGCGGAATTGTCCGCGCCGCCGCGTCCCCAGCTGAACGGGTTCCACCAGGAGCTCTTCTTGGCGGCTTCGGTCTCGCGGAGATTGTTGAGGTCCTGCGTCGGCCGGCGGTAGCCGGGCGGCGGCTCCGTCAGCATGATGCGGCTCGGCTCCTCGACGGCGGGCGCGGGCGGCGGACCGCCTGATCCAAAGGAAAGCACCCGCGCAATCACCCCGGGGCGCGGCGCCTCCGGCGGCGCGTTCGGCACCCGGGCGTAGCGGTTGACGTTGCGGCGCCGCTCGGCCGAAAGTTCGGCGGGCCATTCGCCCGGCTTGGCGCCCCGCTCGCGCGGCGGCGGGAGGTCGCCGGCGCTCGGCGGCAAGACGAGCTTCGGCCGTTCGCTATAATCGATCTTGCCGACGCCCTCGTCCGAAGACGCGCCGACCATCTCCATCATCGCCGACCATGTGGATTTATCGTCGCCGGCCAGAGCTGGCGCGGCCTGGATCGCCGCGAAACCGGCGAGAGCGTAAAGGGCGCAGCGCTGCGACTGAGCAAGCTTCATCTGTCGGACTCCATTCGGGGCTCCGGTTATATGCGGCTACATGGACGCGACTTATTGGCGATTTAGTGGCGAAGACCGGGCCACGGCGCAAC of Methylocystis sp. SC2 contains these proteins:
- a CDS encoding pitrilysin family protein produces the protein MTAHAPLVTIASRAEHVQRITTPAGLEAWLVESHAVPLVALEFAIRGGASQDPADKPGLATLLASTLDEGAGPYDARGFHRAIDDLAIHVGFGADRDAISGHLQTLSRNVDKAFGLLKLALNDARLESGDVARVRSQLAAELKRDANDPDSMASKAFREAAFPNHPYGRPVRGELASIDTLSREDLIALRERLFARCDLKIGVVGAIDATTLSDLLDATFGGLALQNDLAPVPEIAVANVGTRQIVDLDVPQSTIRFGRPSITKHDPDYYAVVVANHILGGGTFTSRLFREVREKRGMAYSVYSHLNEYDHCPMLIGAAATKNERAGEAIGVIQEEFRNFVANGPTEDELDKAKKFLTGSYALRFDTSTKIASQLVNLQLDGFAPSFLDERNGRIAAVTMEDCQRGAKRLLGDGDLLVTVVGKPAGV
- a CDS encoding pitrilysin family protein — translated: MSFETKASAVSLAPGAAAPGPARASIASFTLDNGMEVVVIPDARTPVVTHMVWYKNGAADDPLGQSGIAHFLEHLMFKGTTNHPQGEFSNLVAELGGQENAFTSYDYTAYFQRIGKEHLATLMAFEADRMRNLVLTDEVVDPERDVVLEERRMRTDSDPSAQLDEAVQAALFAHHPYGIPIIGWNHEIEGLDRTHALAYYQRFYTPENAILIVAGDVEADEVERLAKDAYGKVPAQAAPPRRARAQEPPHRAHRLVTLRDEKVEQPAHEQVYLVPSYSTAQPGEAEALETLAYMLGGGPTSALYEALVVEEQVAVGAGAYYMGSAVDDTRLWVYATPAPDVSLQDLDVAIDRVLRRFAEEPIEAEHLQRAKTRLIADAVYAQDSQVSLARWYGEALATGLTIDDVVAWPERMEKVTAEDVQNAARKWLDKRRAVTGFLLPA